The Zingiber officinale cultivar Zhangliang chromosome 9A, Zo_v1.1, whole genome shotgun sequence genome window below encodes:
- the LOC122018562 gene encoding transcription factor bHLH110-like isoform X2, which produces MSPVSSQMIQELGFLNQQLSQEKLKEEELLECSGLLQPLPTNLSEISSLDYYYYYNCETLEAPDLSASSKSGRSICHPSVALMRSLLGEDGASGHGHHLQESIPSSYSLHQKMPSLVSGPCSSTWEHHRSPQTPTPCRKPRLEQRSPFPPFKVRKEKLGDRIAALQQLVAPFGKTDTASVLMEAIGYIKFLLDQVEKLSVPYMKSSGNKRSRTMIEASKEKTNIETKRDLRSRGLCLVPLSCTSYMTSEQGVWSPSNYGGSG; this is translated from the exons ATGTCGCCCGTAAGCTCACAGATGATTCAAGAGCTAGGGTTTCTGAACCAGCAGCTCAGCCAAGAGAAACTCAAGGAGGAGGAGTTGCTGGAGTGCAGCGGCCTCCTCCAGCCGCTACCGACGAACTTGTCGGAAATCTCAAGCTTggactactactactactacaacTGTGAGACCCTCGAGGCTCCAGATCTGTCGGCTTCTTCCAAGTCAGGGAGGAGCATTTGTCATCCCTCTGTTGCCCTAATGAGAAGCTTGTTGGGAGAGGATGGAGCTTCTGGCCATGGCCACCATCTGCAAGAATCCATTCCAAGCTCATATTCACTCCACCAAAAG ATGCCCTCTTTAGTCAGTGGACCATGCAGCAGCACTTGGGAGCATCACAGATCACCTCAAACCCCAACACCCTGCAGGAAACCTCGGCTGGAGCAGCGATCTCCCTTCCCTCCTTTCAAG gTGAGAAAAGAGAAACTTGGTGACAGAATTGCAGCATTGCAGCAGCTTGTAGCACCCTTTGGCAAG ACTGACACAGCTTCAGTGTTAATGGAAGCAATTGGATACATCAAATTTCTTCTAGACCAGGTTGAG AAGTTAAGTGTGCCATACATGAAGTCATCTGGCAACAAAAGGTCAAGGACAATGATAGAG GCTTCAAAGGAGAAGACTAATATTGAGACAAAGAGAGATTTGAGAAGCAGAGGACTTTGTCTGGTTCCCTTGTCGTGCACATCGTACATGACGAGCGAACAAGGAGTTTGGTCGCCCTCGAACTATGGAGGAAGTGGTTGA
- the LOC122018562 gene encoding transcription factor bHLH110-like isoform X1, which yields MMGSPRLDHYHQEELHGLPPPFDLATNQILNYGTDFSIVHEMSPVSSQMIQELGFLNQQLSQEKLKEEELLECSGLLQPLPTNLSEISSLDYYYYYNCETLEAPDLSASSKSGRSICHPSVALMRSLLGEDGASGHGHHLQESIPSSYSLHQKMPSLVSGPCSSTWEHHRSPQTPTPCRKPRLEQRSPFPPFKVRKEKLGDRIAALQQLVAPFGKTDTASVLMEAIGYIKFLLDQVEKLSVPYMKSSGNKRSRTMIEASKEKTNIETKRDLRSRGLCLVPLSCTSYMTSEQGVWSPSNYGGSG from the exons ATGATGGGGTCTCCTCGCCTTGATCACTACCACCAAGAAGAACTCCATGGTCTCCCTCCTCCTTTCGATCTCGCAACCAACCAGATACT GAATTACGGTACTGATTTTAGCATAGTCCACGAGATGTCGCCCGTAAGCTCACAGATGATTCAAGAGCTAGGGTTTCTGAACCAGCAGCTCAGCCAAGAGAAACTCAAGGAGGAGGAGTTGCTGGAGTGCAGCGGCCTCCTCCAGCCGCTACCGACGAACTTGTCGGAAATCTCAAGCTTggactactactactactacaacTGTGAGACCCTCGAGGCTCCAGATCTGTCGGCTTCTTCCAAGTCAGGGAGGAGCATTTGTCATCCCTCTGTTGCCCTAATGAGAAGCTTGTTGGGAGAGGATGGAGCTTCTGGCCATGGCCACCATCTGCAAGAATCCATTCCAAGCTCATATTCACTCCACCAAAAG ATGCCCTCTTTAGTCAGTGGACCATGCAGCAGCACTTGGGAGCATCACAGATCACCTCAAACCCCAACACCCTGCAGGAAACCTCGGCTGGAGCAGCGATCTCCCTTCCCTCCTTTCAAG gTGAGAAAAGAGAAACTTGGTGACAGAATTGCAGCATTGCAGCAGCTTGTAGCACCCTTTGGCAAG ACTGACACAGCTTCAGTGTTAATGGAAGCAATTGGATACATCAAATTTCTTCTAGACCAGGTTGAG AAGTTAAGTGTGCCATACATGAAGTCATCTGGCAACAAAAGGTCAAGGACAATGATAGAG GCTTCAAAGGAGAAGACTAATATTGAGACAAAGAGAGATTTGAGAAGCAGAGGACTTTGTCTGGTTCCCTTGTCGTGCACATCGTACATGACGAGCGAACAAGGAGTTTGGTCGCCCTCGAACTATGGAGGAAGTGGTTGA